One genomic segment of Amycolatopsis granulosa includes these proteins:
- a CDS encoding DEAD/DEAH box helicase, translating to MALEHSETGVPDTDTSHPLQADHLEPATPTFAELGVRPEIVRALAEAGIERTFAIQALTLPLALAGDDLIGQARTGMGKTLGFGVPLLQRVVTPGDGTPQALVVVPTRELCLQVTRDLTDAGKHLDVRTLAIYGGRPYEQQISALRKGVDVVVGTPGRLLDLAEQKALVLGKVRALVLDEADEMLDLGFLPDIERILGMVPDQRQTMLFSATMPDPIIKLARTFLDRPTHVRAEENDSSAVHERTAQFAYRAHSLDKPELIARVLQAKDRGLTMIFTRTKRTAQKVADDLAERGFAAAAVHGDLGQGAREQALRAFRSGKVDVLVATDVAARGIDVTDVTHVINYQTPEDESTYVHRIGRTGRAGKTGVAITLVDWDDLHRWQSINDALKLGMPEPVETYSTSKHLFSDLDIPADATGRLPLSQRTRAGLAAEPEEQMGGRRRTAAPPRARRRTRGAKTTEGETAETTETAGEERRRRRTRGGKATGETSGPAEKGPAEREAGESADRPARRRRRRRPGSAGAAANTSDTPGSAD from the coding sequence GTGGCCCTGGAGCACAGCGAGACCGGGGTCCCCGATACCGACACCTCCCACCCGCTGCAGGCCGACCACCTCGAACCGGCCACGCCGACCTTCGCCGAGCTGGGCGTCCGCCCCGAGATCGTGCGGGCGCTCGCCGAAGCCGGCATCGAACGCACCTTCGCGATCCAGGCCCTGACCCTGCCGCTGGCGCTCGCCGGCGACGACCTCATCGGCCAGGCCCGCACCGGCATGGGCAAGACCCTCGGGTTCGGCGTGCCGCTGCTCCAGCGCGTGGTGACGCCCGGTGACGGCACGCCGCAGGCACTGGTCGTCGTGCCGACCCGCGAGCTGTGCCTGCAGGTCACGCGCGACCTCACCGACGCCGGCAAGCACCTGGACGTGCGCACCCTGGCGATCTACGGCGGCCGCCCGTACGAGCAGCAGATCAGCGCCCTGCGCAAGGGCGTCGACGTGGTCGTCGGCACCCCCGGCCGCCTGCTGGACCTGGCCGAACAGAAGGCGCTGGTGCTGGGCAAGGTCCGCGCCCTGGTGCTGGACGAGGCCGACGAGATGCTCGACCTGGGCTTCCTCCCGGACATCGAGCGCATCCTGGGCATGGTGCCCGACCAGCGCCAGACGATGCTGTTCTCGGCCACGATGCCGGACCCGATCATCAAGCTGGCCCGCACCTTCCTCGACCGCCCCACGCACGTGCGGGCCGAGGAGAACGACTCGAGCGCGGTGCACGAGCGCACCGCGCAGTTCGCCTACCGGGCGCATTCGCTGGACAAGCCGGAGCTCATCGCCCGCGTCCTGCAGGCGAAGGACCGTGGGCTGACCATGATCTTCACCCGCACCAAGCGCACCGCGCAGAAGGTGGCCGACGACCTCGCCGAGCGCGGGTTCGCGGCGGCCGCGGTGCACGGTGACCTGGGCCAGGGCGCCCGCGAGCAGGCGCTGCGCGCGTTCCGCTCGGGCAAGGTGGACGTGCTGGTGGCCACCGACGTGGCGGCACGCGGGATCGACGTCACCGACGTGACGCACGTGATCAACTACCAGACGCCCGAGGACGAGAGCACGTACGTGCACCGCATCGGCCGCACCGGCCGCGCGGGCAAGACCGGTGTCGCGATCACCCTGGTCGACTGGGACGACCTGCACCGCTGGCAGAGCATCAACGACGCGCTCAAGCTCGGCATGCCCGAGCCGGTGGAGACGTACTCGACGTCGAAGCACCTGTTCAGCGACCTGGACATCCCGGCGGACGCCACCGGGCGGCTGCCGCTGTCCCAGCGCACCCGGGCCGGCCTGGCGGCCGAGCCGGAGGAGCAGATGGGCGGGCGCCGGCGGACCGCCGCGCCGCCCCGCGCCCGCCGGCGCACGCGGGGCGCGAAGACGACCGAGGGCGAAACGGCCGAAACCACCGAAACCGCTGGTGAGGAGCGCCGCCGGCGGCGCACCCGCGGCGGCAAGGCGACCGGTGAGACCTCCGGACCGGCGGAGAAGGGCCCGGCCGAGCGCGAGGCCGGCGAGTCCGCCGACCGTCCCGCCCGCCGTCGCCGCCGTCGCCGTCCGGGCTCGGCGGGGGCCGCGGCGAACACGTCTGATACACCGGGTTCGGCAGACTGA
- a CDS encoding AurF N-oxygenase family protein: protein MTRTLDDHGREKTADRLLKSSAGKFYDPEVDIDWSAPLAEGKPFQLEHRSSLYGTHLWDRLSDEQRLELGRHELASIASNGIFFEVLLMQLLLKEVYNSDPTRKHVQYALTEIADECRHSTMFARSVETVGAPAYGPVKIVHRLGKLLPFIGYGPALYGSILVAEEILDRIQRESMADENIQPLVRMVNRIHVLEEARHVTFAREEVTRGMAGLGKAELFYQRWLIAVVSFAITRSLINPRVYRAIGLDAREAWQTAMANPHWHETLRWSGERIMAFLDDAGLVGQPGTYWWRKSFLLGAR, encoded by the coding sequence ATGACGCGCACGCTGGACGACCACGGCCGTGAGAAGACCGCCGACCGACTGCTCAAGTCCTCCGCCGGCAAGTTCTACGACCCCGAGGTGGACATCGACTGGTCCGCCCCGCTCGCGGAGGGCAAGCCCTTCCAGCTGGAACACCGCAGCTCGCTCTACGGCACCCACCTGTGGGACCGGCTCAGCGACGAGCAGCGGCTCGAGCTGGGCAGGCACGAGCTCGCCAGCATCGCCAGCAACGGCATCTTCTTCGAGGTGCTGCTGATGCAGCTGCTGCTCAAGGAGGTCTACAACTCCGACCCCACCCGCAAGCACGTGCAGTACGCGCTCACCGAGATCGCCGACGAGTGCCGCCACTCCACGATGTTCGCGCGCTCGGTGGAAACCGTCGGTGCGCCCGCCTACGGGCCGGTGAAGATCGTGCACCGGCTGGGCAAGCTGCTGCCGTTCATCGGCTACGGCCCCGCGCTGTACGGCTCGATCCTGGTCGCCGAGGAGATCCTGGACCGCATCCAGCGGGAGAGCATGGCGGACGAGAACATCCAGCCGCTGGTGCGCATGGTCAACCGCATCCACGTGCTGGAAGAGGCGCGGCACGTCACGTTCGCCCGCGAGGAGGTCACCCGCGGGATGGCCGGCCTCGGCAAGGCCGAGCTGTTCTACCAGCGCTGGCTCATCGCCGTGGTCAGCTTCGCGATCACCCGCAGCCTGATCAACCCGCGCGTCTACCGCGCCATCGGGCTCGACGCGCGCGAGGCGTGGCAGACCGCGATGGCCAACCCGCACTGGCACGAGACGCTGCGCTGGTCCGGTGAGCGCATCATGGCGTTCCTGGACGACGCCGGGCTGGTCGGTCAGCCGGGGACCTACTGGTGGCGCAAGTCCTTCCTGCTGGGGGCCCGATGA
- a CDS encoding LemA family protein, translated as MTVAILVVVVVLVLAIATIGIYNGLVKRRNAYRNAFAQIDVQLTRRHDLIPNLVEIARGYLQHERQTLEAVVAARGGAVRARAAARGNPGEPGAMRRLAGAEQTLTRSLGRMFALAESYPDLKGDRTMMQLSEELTSTENRVAFARQGYNDSVMAYNTKREVFPGNLIASVSGFAPAALLEIESPEQREAPRISF; from the coding sequence GTGACAGTGGCGATCCTGGTCGTGGTCGTCGTGCTGGTGCTCGCCATCGCGACGATCGGGATCTACAACGGGCTGGTCAAGCGACGCAACGCGTACCGGAACGCGTTCGCGCAGATCGACGTGCAGCTGACGCGCCGGCACGACCTGATCCCGAACCTGGTGGAGATCGCCCGCGGCTACCTCCAGCACGAGCGGCAGACGCTCGAAGCCGTCGTCGCGGCCCGCGGCGGCGCCGTCCGCGCCCGGGCCGCCGCCCGCGGGAACCCGGGCGAGCCCGGCGCGATGCGGCGGCTCGCCGGCGCCGAGCAAACCCTCACCCGGTCCCTGGGCCGCATGTTCGCGCTCGCCGAGTCCTATCCGGACCTCAAGGGCGACCGGACCATGATGCAGCTGTCCGAGGAACTGACCTCCACCGAGAACCGCGTGGCCTTCGCGCGGCAGGGCTACAACGACTCGGTGATGGCCTACAACACCAAGCGCGAGGTGTTCCCCGGCAACCTGATCGCGAGCGTGTCCGGGTTCGCCCCGGCCGCCTTGCTGGAGATCGAGTCGCCCGAACAGCGCGAGGCGCCCCGGATCTCCTTCTGA
- a CDS encoding M48 family metallopeptidase, with translation MNFFERQLEVRRASARLVWLFALAVLIIVAFVDLAVWVAFRLGHRPTGVAVRVLVAAGLLTVLVIGLTSWIRTLLLRRGGGGKVAVALGGVVVPPDTAAPGLRRLRNVVEEIAIASGMPVPQLYVLPHEPGINAFAAGWTPANAAIVVTGGALARLNRDELQGVVAHEFSHIVNGDMRLNIRLMGVLAGIVGLAVLGRMLLSGRGSRRQAGPLVLPALAAVAAGYAGVLIGRLIKAGVSRQREFLADASAVQFTRQTAGLAGALKKIGGVPAGSRLHAAKAEDVSHMLFGEGRKSLPLFATHPPLERRIQLLDPAFDVRELDELGARWTAVPPSGTDEDRALGLAGPAAPVAVPASVAAPPATVVASIGNPASGSFGHAGGLLRGIPEDVQAQARRAETVVPLVLGLLLSAQPHMRTAQYRLLAARLGTPLADAAWREGERLRGLDPALRLPLTELAFPALSGRPAHELHAVQAVLSEVVRLDGNVDTFEYCLSTLLSRDLHEAVHHRPPWPVRRIALPHAGPAVAALFAVVAAVGHREQAAAEAAFRAGLSRVVLVATVPFQPPAQAWQALDGVWPVLDGLAGPDKALVVEGLTTVIGNDGVVGVAESELLRTVCAMLHCPLPPLMTVGVSHQPLPPRT, from the coding sequence ATGAACTTCTTCGAACGACAACTGGAAGTGCGCCGCGCCTCGGCGCGGCTGGTGTGGCTGTTCGCGCTCGCCGTGCTCATCATCGTCGCGTTCGTGGACCTGGCCGTCTGGGTGGCCTTCCGGCTGGGGCACCGGCCCACCGGCGTTGCCGTGCGCGTGCTGGTCGCGGCCGGTCTGCTCACCGTGCTCGTCATCGGTCTCACCTCGTGGATCCGCACCCTGCTGCTGCGCCGTGGTGGCGGCGGCAAGGTCGCCGTGGCCCTGGGCGGGGTGGTGGTCCCGCCGGACACCGCGGCCCCGGGCCTGCGGCGCCTGCGGAACGTGGTCGAGGAGATCGCGATCGCCTCCGGCATGCCGGTGCCGCAGCTGTACGTGCTGCCGCACGAGCCCGGCATCAACGCCTTCGCGGCCGGGTGGACTCCCGCCAACGCGGCCATCGTCGTCACCGGCGGGGCCCTCGCCCGGCTCAACCGCGACGAGCTCCAGGGCGTGGTCGCGCACGAGTTCAGCCACATCGTCAACGGCGACATGCGGCTCAACATCCGGCTGATGGGCGTGCTCGCCGGCATCGTCGGCCTCGCCGTCCTCGGCCGGATGCTGCTGTCCGGGCGCGGCAGCAGGCGCCAGGCCGGCCCGCTGGTCCTCCCGGCGCTGGCCGCGGTGGCCGCCGGGTACGCCGGTGTCCTCATCGGACGGCTCATCAAAGCCGGCGTGTCCCGTCAGCGGGAGTTCCTCGCCGACGCCTCGGCCGTGCAGTTCACCCGGCAGACCGCAGGGCTCGCGGGTGCGCTGAAGAAGATCGGCGGGGTGCCCGCCGGTTCCCGGTTGCACGCGGCGAAAGCCGAGGACGTGAGCCACATGCTGTTCGGGGAAGGCCGGAAGTCCTTGCCCCTGTTCGCCACCCACCCGCCGCTGGAGCGCCGCATCCAGCTGCTCGACCCGGCCTTCGACGTGCGCGAGCTGGACGAGCTGGGCGCGCGGTGGACGGCCGTGCCACCGTCCGGCACGGACGAAGACCGGGCGCTCGGCCTGGCCGGTCCCGCGGCGCCGGTGGCCGTACCGGCCTCGGTGGCCGCGCCACCCGCCACGGTGGTCGCGTCGATCGGCAACCCGGCGAGCGGCTCCTTCGGTCATGCCGGCGGCTTGCTGCGCGGCATCCCGGAGGACGTGCAGGCGCAGGCGCGGCGAGCCGAAACCGTCGTGCCGCTGGTCCTCGGCCTGCTGTTGTCGGCGCAACCGCACATGCGCACGGCGCAGTACCGGCTGCTCGCGGCCCGGCTGGGCACCCCGCTCGCCGATGCCGCGTGGCGCGAGGGCGAGCGGCTCCGCGGGCTCGATCCCGCGCTGCGGCTGCCGCTCACCGAACTGGCCTTCCCCGCGTTGAGCGGACGGCCCGCGCACGAGCTGCACGCGGTCCAGGCGGTGCTGTCCGAAGTGGTCCGTCTCGACGGGAACGTGGACACCTTCGAGTATTGCCTGTCCACTTTGCTCAGTCGTGACCTGCACGAGGCCGTGCACCACCGGCCGCCGTGGCCGGTGCGGCGGATCGCGCTGCCGCACGCCGGACCCGCGGTCGCCGCGCTGTTCGCCGTGGTCGCCGCGGTCGGGCACCGGGAGCAGGCGGCGGCCGAGGCCGCGTTCCGCGCCGGGCTGTCGCGGGTCGTGCTCGTGGCGACGGTCCCGTTCCAGCCGCCCGCTCAGGCGTGGCAGGCGCTGGACGGGGTGTGGCCGGTCCTCGACGGTCTTGCCGGGCCGGACAAGGCACTGGTGGTGGAAGGGCTGACCACGGTCATCGGCAACGACGGCGTGGTGGGCGTGGCCGAGAGCGAGCTGTTGCGCACCGTCTGCGCGATGCTGCACTGCCCGCTGCCGCCGCTGATGACCGTGGGCGTCTCACACCAGCCACTGCCGCCACGCACGTAG
- a CDS encoding alpha/beta fold hydrolase, producing the protein MTAQLTPHGAEKVRVRGLAALRTPAPAKATAVLVPGYTGSKEDFAPLLDGLAAGDFRALAIDLPGQFESPGPADETAYLPAPLGAVVAGLVEDVAAEGPVVLLGHSYGGLVARAAVLAGAPATGLTLLDSGPAELPDGARRQALGAGEPVLRASGLDAVYRVREQVSARSPLWAALPPDLKDFLRERFLASSPAGLLGMAAGLRTEPDRVEELAATGVPILVVAGERDDAWSVPAQRAMAARLGAPFELIPGAAHSPNTENPAALVRVLLRAWRQWLV; encoded by the coding sequence GTGACCGCTCAGTTGACGCCGCACGGCGCGGAGAAGGTCCGGGTGCGGGGCCTGGCGGCGTTGCGGACTCCGGCTCCGGCGAAGGCGACGGCCGTGCTGGTTCCCGGCTACACCGGGTCCAAAGAGGACTTCGCGCCACTGCTGGACGGATTGGCGGCCGGTGACTTCCGCGCTCTCGCCATCGACCTGCCGGGCCAGTTCGAGTCGCCCGGTCCGGCGGATGAGACCGCCTACCTGCCCGCACCGCTGGGCGCCGTGGTGGCCGGGCTGGTCGAAGACGTCGCGGCCGAGGGGCCGGTGGTGCTGCTCGGGCACTCCTACGGTGGCCTGGTCGCGCGCGCCGCGGTGCTGGCGGGCGCGCCGGCAACGGGGCTGACCCTGCTGGACAGCGGCCCGGCCGAGCTGCCCGACGGTGCCCGGCGGCAGGCGCTCGGCGCCGGTGAGCCGGTGCTGCGGGCGTCCGGCCTGGACGCCGTGTACCGGGTGCGCGAGCAGGTGAGCGCACGGTCACCGCTGTGGGCCGCGCTGCCACCTGATCTGAAGGACTTCCTGCGGGAGCGGTTCCTGGCCTCCAGCCCGGCCGGCCTGCTGGGGATGGCCGCGGGGCTGCGCACGGAACCGGACCGGGTCGAGGAGCTCGCCGCGACCGGCGTGCCGATCCTGGTGGTGGCCGGTGAGCGCGACGACGCGTGGAGCGTGCCTGCGCAGCGCGCGATGGCCGCGCGGCTCGGCGCCCCGTTCGAGCTCATCCCGGGCGCCGCGCACTCGCCGAACACCGAGAATCCCGCTGCACTCGTGCGTGTGCTGCTACGTGCGTGGCGGCAGTGGCTGGTGTGA
- a CDS encoding DUF3107 domain-containing protein, whose protein sequence is MEVKIGIKDTPRELVVSSGQSAEEVEKLVADALKTADGLFSLTDDKGRKFLVPSDRIAYVEIAPSDVRRVGFAVGS, encoded by the coding sequence GTGGAGGTCAAGATCGGCATCAAGGACACCCCGCGTGAGCTGGTGGTGTCCAGTGGCCAGTCCGCCGAGGAGGTCGAGAAGCTGGTCGCCGACGCGCTGAAGACCGCGGACGGCCTGTTCAGCCTCACCGACGACAAGGGCCGGAAGTTCCTGGTCCCGTCGGACCGGATCGCCTACGTCGAGATCGCCCCCTCGGACGTGCGCCGGGTCGGGTTCGCGGTCGGCTCCTGA
- a CDS encoding TetR/AcrR family transcriptional regulator, giving the protein MRRVADHVKRGGKHPTAGEPATGDARRDRWRKHRVERRAEFVEAALRALAEHGPDLAMDDVAVAAGVTKPVLYRHFADKADLYDALGQRGTELLFSRLVPAINAELAPVPRIRMALDAFFTVIEEHPNLYRLLVRGSFAGKPADADVVAEDKELIATALTALLGDYMRMFNMDSGAAEPWAYGIVGMVQNTGEWWLDRRSMSRDSVVEYLTQIIWAAIDGLARQHGVTIDPNKPLEENKIVQLGRAHPKEDTDVG; this is encoded by the coding sequence ATGAGGCGCGTGGCGGATCATGTCAAGCGCGGCGGCAAGCACCCGACGGCCGGCGAACCGGCGACCGGTGACGCACGGCGGGACCGGTGGCGCAAGCACCGGGTGGAGCGGCGCGCCGAGTTCGTCGAGGCCGCGCTGAGGGCGCTGGCCGAGCACGGGCCGGACCTGGCGATGGACGACGTCGCCGTCGCGGCCGGCGTGACCAAACCGGTGCTGTACCGGCACTTCGCGGACAAGGCCGACCTGTACGACGCGCTCGGGCAGCGCGGCACCGAGCTGCTGTTCTCGCGCCTGGTGCCGGCGATCAACGCCGAGCTGGCGCCGGTGCCGCGGATCCGCATGGCGCTGGATGCCTTCTTCACCGTCATCGAGGAGCACCCGAACCTGTACCGGCTGCTGGTGCGCGGGTCGTTCGCCGGCAAGCCGGCCGACGCCGACGTGGTGGCCGAGGACAAGGAACTGATCGCCACCGCGCTGACCGCCCTGCTCGGCGACTACATGCGGATGTTCAACATGGACTCCGGCGCCGCCGAGCCGTGGGCCTACGGCATCGTCGGGATGGTGCAGAACACCGGCGAGTGGTGGCTGGACCGCCGGTCGATGAGCCGGGACAGCGTCGTGGAGTACCTGACGCAGATCATCTGGGCCGCCATCGACGGGCTCGCCCGTCAGCACGGGGTCACGATCGACCCGAACAAGCCGCTGGAGGAGAACAAGATCGTCCAGCTCGGACGGGCGCACCCGAAGGAGGACACGGATGTCGGCTGA
- a CDS encoding ferritin-like fold-containing protein, with amino-acid sequence MTREISEGVVDLLGVIAYGELSAFDRMAEDARKAPTLAGRAALSSMAAAEIGHYEMLAKFLADHGRRVEDAMAPFVARFDAWHASTAPRSWLESLVKAYVGDGLAADLYREVGSWLDPETKDLVVTVLADTGHSAFAEREVAAGIQADPKTRDKLALWGRRLLGEALTQAQYVVAERDPLAELIVSSSGDLSGIAGLFRRLQQGHTKRMQVLGLG; translated from the coding sequence GTGACACGAGAGATCAGCGAAGGCGTCGTCGACCTGCTCGGGGTCATCGCCTACGGCGAGTTGTCCGCGTTCGACCGGATGGCGGAGGACGCCCGCAAGGCGCCCACCCTGGCCGGGCGCGCCGCGTTGTCGTCGATGGCGGCCGCCGAGATCGGGCACTACGAGATGCTCGCGAAGTTCCTCGCCGACCACGGCCGGCGGGTCGAGGACGCGATGGCGCCGTTCGTGGCCCGGTTCGACGCCTGGCACGCCTCCACCGCGCCCAGGTCGTGGCTGGAATCGCTGGTCAAGGCGTATGTCGGCGACGGGCTGGCGGCCGACCTGTACCGGGAGGTCGGCAGCTGGCTGGACCCGGAGACCAAGGATCTCGTGGTCACCGTGCTGGCCGACACCGGGCACTCGGCCTTCGCCGAGCGCGAGGTCGCCGCCGGCATCCAGGCCGATCCGAAGACACGGGACAAGCTGGCCCTGTGGGGGCGGCGGCTGCTCGGCGAGGCGCTCACCCAGGCGCAGTACGTGGTGGCCGAGCGGGACCCGCTGGCCGAGTTGATCGTGTCCTCCTCGGGCGACCTGTCGGGAATCGCGGGACTGTTCCGCCGGTTGCAGCAGGGGCACACCAAACGGATGCAGGTGCTCGGGCTGGGCTAG
- a CDS encoding DUF4873 domain-containing protein: protein MSADSADSADNADHTDDAEGYTGPATVVIDGREIAVEVELRGHFQPIDGYYRWYGRIAPNASLDAACGGRKKKGEIRTPDGAAAGELSDPDPWGRYRILGTSTPPFTVPKTLAQLADQ, encoded by the coding sequence ATGTCGGCTGACAGCGCTGACAGTGCTGACAACGCTGACCACACGGACGACGCTGAGGGCTACACCGGCCCGGCGACCGTGGTGATCGACGGCAGGGAGATCGCCGTCGAGGTGGAGTTGCGCGGCCACTTCCAGCCGATCGACGGCTACTACCGCTGGTACGGCCGGATCGCGCCGAACGCCTCGCTGGACGCGGCGTGCGGCGGCCGGAAGAAGAAGGGCGAGATCCGCACCCCGGACGGCGCCGCGGCCGGCGAGCTGTCGGATCCCGACCCCTGGGGCCGCTACCGCATCCTCGGCACGAGCACGCCACCGTTCACGGTGCCGAAAACCCTCGCCCAGCTGGCCGATCAGTGA